From Saccopteryx leptura isolate mSacLep1 chromosome 3, mSacLep1_pri_phased_curated, whole genome shotgun sequence, one genomic window encodes:
- the SAMD11 gene encoding sterile alpha motif domain-containing protein 11 isoform X1: MPAIKKELPGREDLALALATFHPTLAALPLPPLPGYLAPLPAVAALPPAASLPAATAGYEALLAPPLRAPRAYLSLHEAPHLHLPRDPLALERFSATAAAAPDFQPLLDNGEPCIEVECGANRALLYVRKLCQGSKGPSIRHRGEWLTPNEFQFVSGRETAKDWKRSIRHKGKSLKTLMSKGILQVHPPICDCPGCRISSPVNRGRLADKRTVALPPARVLKKELTPNFSASDGDSDGSGPACGQQPVLKQEDDPHIRIMKRRVHTHWDVNISFRETSCSQDSDLPTLISSLHRSSHLVMPEHQSRCEFQRGSVEIGLGGSGDLLGKRLGRSPHISTDCPLEKKARSKSPQETLLLSELGPSMAPEDHYRRLVSALSEAGTFDDPQRLYHLGLPSHDLLRVRQEVAAAAVRSPSGLEVHLPSSTTGQRRKQGLAQHREGTTPAGAPSFSERELSQPAPLLSSQNAPHIALGPHLRPPFLGVPSALCQTPGFGFLPPAQAEMLARQQELLRKQNLARLEMSAELLRQKELESVHRPQLLAPEAALRPPEGVEELQRRGAMLVLRHSSTPMLALPQQGPPGPGPPTPPREPARRASRKGSSSPASARPSEPKETTGAGLWVQDGSEDEPPKDSDGEEPETVAGGGQGPTPSQAPTGGASSEGKGLLSGSMLPPPLPLGLPYVSPYFHTGAVGGLFTDGEEATAPEDVSKWTVDDVCSFVGGLSGCGEYAPVFREQGIDGETLPLLTEEHLLTTMGLKLGPALKIRAQVAKRLGRVYYMASFPVALPLQPPMLRPSERELTSEDQPLSPALAPSPYGGGHPTAGRASPKQENGTLALHPGPADPSQPLC; this comes from the exons ATGCCGGCGATCAAGAAGGAACTCCCTGGCCGCGAagacctggccctggctctggccacCTTCCATCCGACCCTGGCGGCACTGCCACTGCCGCCGCTGCCCGGCTATCTGGCGCCACTGCCTGCCGTGGCCGCCCTACCCCCGGCTGCCTCACTACCCGCCGCTACCGCCGGCTACGAGGCGCTGTTGGCTCCGCCGCTCCGCGCCCCGCGTGCCTACCTGAGCCTGCACGAGGCCCCACACCTCCACCTGCCCCGGGACCCTCTGGCCCTCGAGCGCTTCTCGGCCACTGCGGCCGCGGCACCGGATTTCCAGCCGCTGCTGGACAACGGCGAGCCTTGCATCGAGGTGGAGTGCGGCGCCAACCGCGCGCTGCTCTACGTGCGCAAACTCTGCCAGGGCAGCAAGGGTCCGTCCATCCGCCACCGCGGCGAGTGGCTCACACCCAACGAGTTCCAGTTCGTCAGCGGCCGCGAGACCGCCAAGGACTGGAAGCGCAGCATCCGCCACAAAG GGAAAAGTCTGAAGACGCTTATGTCCAAGGGGATTCTACAGGTGCACCCTCCGATCTGCGACTGTCCGGGCTGTCGAATATCCTCCCCGGTG AACCGGGGGCGACTGGCAGACAAGAGGACAGTTGCTCTGCCCCCTGCTCGAGTGCTGAAGAAAGAACTAACCCCCAACTTCTCAGCCAGTGATGGCGACAGTGATGGGAGTGGACCGGCCTGTGGGCAGCAGCCGGTCTTGAAGCAGGAGGACGACCCACACATCCGTATCATGAAGAGAAG agtccaCACGCACTGGGATGTGAACATCTCTTTCCGCGAGACGTCCTGCAG CCAGGACAGCGACCTGCCCACCCTCATCTCCAGCCTGCATCGCAGCAGCCACCTCGTTATGCCCGAGCATCAGAGCCGCTGTGAATTCCAGAGAGGCAGCGTGGAGATAGGCCTGGGAGGCTCAG GTGATCTGCTGGGCAAGAGGCTGGGCCGCTCCCCCCACATCAGCACTGACTGCCCTTTGGAGAAGAAGGCTCGAAGCAAGTCTCCCCAAG AGACTCTGTTGTTGTCAGAGCTGGGACCCAGCATGGCCCCGGAGGATCACTACCGCCGGCTTGTGTCTGCGCTGAGTGAGGCTGGCACCTTTGACGATCCACAGCGTCTCTACCACCTGGGCCTCCCCAGCCACG atctCCTGAGGGTCCGGcaggaggtggcagcagcagcTGTGAGGAGCCCCAGTGGCCTGGAAGTCCACCTGCCCTCATCCACAACAGGCCAACGTCGGAAGCAGGGCCTGGCTCAGCACCGAGAGGGTACCACTCCAGCTGGTGCCCCATCCTTCTCAGAGAG GGAGCTGTCACAGCCGGCCCCCTTGCTGTCGTCCCAGAATGCCCCGCACATCGCCCTGGGCCCCCACCTCAGGCCTCCCTTTTTGGGGGTGCCCTCGGCTCTGTGCCAGACCCCAG GTTTTGGCTTCCTGCCCCCTGCCCAGGCAGAGATGCttgcccggcagcaggagctccTGCGGAAGCAGAACCTGGCACG GCTGGAGATGTCGGCAGAGCTGCTGCGTCAGAAGGAGCTGGAGAGCGTGCACCGGCCGCAGCTGCTGGCGCCTGAAGCTGCTCTGCGCCCGCCCGAGGGCGTGGAGGAGCTGCAGCGGCGCGGGGCCATGCTAGTGCTGAGACACAGCTCCACGCCGATGCTGGCCCTACCCCAGCAGGGACCCCCAGGCCCCGGCCCTCCCACCCCGCCCCGGGAGCCTGCCCGCCGAGCCTCTCGGAAGGGAAGCTCCAGCCCTGCCTCAGCCCGGCCCAGTGAGCCCAAGGAGACTACTGGGGCTGGGCTCTGGGTACAAGATGGCTCTGAAGATGAGCCCCCCAAGGACTCAGACGGAGAGGAACCCGAGACGGTGGCTGGTGGGGGCCAaggccccacccccagtcaagccCCAACTGGAGGGGCCAGTTCAGAGGGGAAGGGGCTTCTCTCAGGGTCCATGCTGCCCCCTCCACTGCCCCTGGGATTGCCCTACGTCAGCCCCTACTTCCACACAG GCGCCGTGGGGGGACTCTTCACGGATGGAGAGGAGGCCACAGCCCCTGAGGATGTCAGCAAATGGACAGTGGATGATGTCTGCAGCTTTGTGGGGGGCCTGTCTGGCTGTGGAGAATATGCACCG GTCTTCAGAGAACAGGGCATCGATGGGGAGACCCTGCCCCTGCTGACCGAGGAGCACCTCCTGACCACTATGGGGCTGAAACTAGGGCCTGCTCTCAAGATTCGGGCACAG GTGGCCAAGCGCCTGGGCCGAGTCTACTACATGGCCAGCTTCCCCGTGGCTTTGCCTCTGCAGCCACCAATGCTGCGGCCATCTGAGCGGGAGCTCACCTCAGAGGATCAGCCCCTGTCCCCAGCACTGGCCCCCTCACCTTATGGTGGGGGACACCCCACTGCTGGCCGAGCCTCACCCAAGCAAGAGAACGGGACCCTggctctgcacccagggcctgcAGACCCCTCCCAGCCTTTGTGCTGA
- the SAMD11 gene encoding sterile alpha motif domain-containing protein 11 isoform X2 has translation MPAIKKELPGREDLALALATFHPTLAALPLPPLPGYLAPLPAVAALPPAASLPAATAGYEALLAPPLRAPRAYLSLHEAPHLHLPRDPLALERFSATAAAAPDFQPLLDNGEPCIEVECGANRALLYVRKLCQGSKGPSIRHRGEWLTPNEFQFVSGRETAKDWKRSIRHKGKSLKTLMSKGILQVHPPICDCPGCRISSPVNRGRLADKRTVALPPARVLKKELTPNFSASDGDSDGSGPACGQQPVLKQEDDPHIRIMKRRVHTHWDVNISFRETSCSQDSDLPTLISSLHRSSHLVMPEHQSRCEFQRGSVEIGLGGSGDLLGKRLGRSPHISTDCPLEKKARSKSPQETLLLSELGPSMAPEDHYRRLVSALSEAGTFDDPQRLYHLGLPSHDLLRVRQEVAAAAVRSPSGLEVHLPSSTTGQRRKQGLAQHREGTTPAGAPSFSERELSQPAPLLSSQNAPHIALGPHLRPPFLGVPSALCQTPGFGFLPPAQAEMLARQQELLRKQNLARLEMSAELLRQKELESVHRPQLLAPEAALRPPEGVEELQRRGAMLVLRHSSTPMLALPQQGPPGPGPPTPPREPARRASRKGSSSPASARPSEPKETTGAGLWVQDGSEDEPPKDSDGEEPETVAGAVGGLFTDGEEATAPEDVSKWTVDDVCSFVGGLSGCGEYAPVFREQGIDGETLPLLTEEHLLTTMGLKLGPALKIRAQVAKRLGRVYYMASFPVALPLQPPMLRPSERELTSEDQPLSPALAPSPYGGGHPTAGRASPKQENGTLALHPGPADPSQPLC, from the exons ATGCCGGCGATCAAGAAGGAACTCCCTGGCCGCGAagacctggccctggctctggccacCTTCCATCCGACCCTGGCGGCACTGCCACTGCCGCCGCTGCCCGGCTATCTGGCGCCACTGCCTGCCGTGGCCGCCCTACCCCCGGCTGCCTCACTACCCGCCGCTACCGCCGGCTACGAGGCGCTGTTGGCTCCGCCGCTCCGCGCCCCGCGTGCCTACCTGAGCCTGCACGAGGCCCCACACCTCCACCTGCCCCGGGACCCTCTGGCCCTCGAGCGCTTCTCGGCCACTGCGGCCGCGGCACCGGATTTCCAGCCGCTGCTGGACAACGGCGAGCCTTGCATCGAGGTGGAGTGCGGCGCCAACCGCGCGCTGCTCTACGTGCGCAAACTCTGCCAGGGCAGCAAGGGTCCGTCCATCCGCCACCGCGGCGAGTGGCTCACACCCAACGAGTTCCAGTTCGTCAGCGGCCGCGAGACCGCCAAGGACTGGAAGCGCAGCATCCGCCACAAAG GGAAAAGTCTGAAGACGCTTATGTCCAAGGGGATTCTACAGGTGCACCCTCCGATCTGCGACTGTCCGGGCTGTCGAATATCCTCCCCGGTG AACCGGGGGCGACTGGCAGACAAGAGGACAGTTGCTCTGCCCCCTGCTCGAGTGCTGAAGAAAGAACTAACCCCCAACTTCTCAGCCAGTGATGGCGACAGTGATGGGAGTGGACCGGCCTGTGGGCAGCAGCCGGTCTTGAAGCAGGAGGACGACCCACACATCCGTATCATGAAGAGAAG agtccaCACGCACTGGGATGTGAACATCTCTTTCCGCGAGACGTCCTGCAG CCAGGACAGCGACCTGCCCACCCTCATCTCCAGCCTGCATCGCAGCAGCCACCTCGTTATGCCCGAGCATCAGAGCCGCTGTGAATTCCAGAGAGGCAGCGTGGAGATAGGCCTGGGAGGCTCAG GTGATCTGCTGGGCAAGAGGCTGGGCCGCTCCCCCCACATCAGCACTGACTGCCCTTTGGAGAAGAAGGCTCGAAGCAAGTCTCCCCAAG AGACTCTGTTGTTGTCAGAGCTGGGACCCAGCATGGCCCCGGAGGATCACTACCGCCGGCTTGTGTCTGCGCTGAGTGAGGCTGGCACCTTTGACGATCCACAGCGTCTCTACCACCTGGGCCTCCCCAGCCACG atctCCTGAGGGTCCGGcaggaggtggcagcagcagcTGTGAGGAGCCCCAGTGGCCTGGAAGTCCACCTGCCCTCATCCACAACAGGCCAACGTCGGAAGCAGGGCCTGGCTCAGCACCGAGAGGGTACCACTCCAGCTGGTGCCCCATCCTTCTCAGAGAG GGAGCTGTCACAGCCGGCCCCCTTGCTGTCGTCCCAGAATGCCCCGCACATCGCCCTGGGCCCCCACCTCAGGCCTCCCTTTTTGGGGGTGCCCTCGGCTCTGTGCCAGACCCCAG GTTTTGGCTTCCTGCCCCCTGCCCAGGCAGAGATGCttgcccggcagcaggagctccTGCGGAAGCAGAACCTGGCACG GCTGGAGATGTCGGCAGAGCTGCTGCGTCAGAAGGAGCTGGAGAGCGTGCACCGGCCGCAGCTGCTGGCGCCTGAAGCTGCTCTGCGCCCGCCCGAGGGCGTGGAGGAGCTGCAGCGGCGCGGGGCCATGCTAGTGCTGAGACACAGCTCCACGCCGATGCTGGCCCTACCCCAGCAGGGACCCCCAGGCCCCGGCCCTCCCACCCCGCCCCGGGAGCCTGCCCGCCGAGCCTCTCGGAAGGGAAGCTCCAGCCCTGCCTCAGCCCGGCCCAGTGAGCCCAAGGAGACTACTGGGGCTGGGCTCTGGGTACAAGATGGCTCTGAAGATGAGCCCCCCAAGGACTCAGACGGAGAGGAACCCGAGACGGTGGCTG GCGCCGTGGGGGGACTCTTCACGGATGGAGAGGAGGCCACAGCCCCTGAGGATGTCAGCAAATGGACAGTGGATGATGTCTGCAGCTTTGTGGGGGGCCTGTCTGGCTGTGGAGAATATGCACCG GTCTTCAGAGAACAGGGCATCGATGGGGAGACCCTGCCCCTGCTGACCGAGGAGCACCTCCTGACCACTATGGGGCTGAAACTAGGGCCTGCTCTCAAGATTCGGGCACAG GTGGCCAAGCGCCTGGGCCGAGTCTACTACATGGCCAGCTTCCCCGTGGCTTTGCCTCTGCAGCCACCAATGCTGCGGCCATCTGAGCGGGAGCTCACCTCAGAGGATCAGCCCCTGTCCCCAGCACTGGCCCCCTCACCTTATGGTGGGGGACACCCCACTGCTGGCCGAGCCTCACCCAAGCAAGAGAACGGGACCCTggctctgcacccagggcctgcAGACCCCTCCCAGCCTTTGTGCTGA
- the SAMD11 gene encoding sterile alpha motif domain-containing protein 11 isoform X4, whose translation MPAIKKELPGREDLALALATFHPTLAALPLPPLPGYLAPLPAVAALPPAASLPAATAGYEALLAPPLRAPRAYLSLHEAPHLHLPRDPLALERFSATAAAAPDFQPLLDNGEPCIEVECGANRALLYVRKLCQGSKGPSIRHRGEWLTPNEFQFVSGRETAKDWKRSIRHKGKSLKTLMSKGILQVHPPICDCPGCRISSPVNRGRLADKRTVALPPARVLKKELTPNFSASDGDSDGSGPACGQQPVLKQEDDPHIRIMKRRVHTHWDVNISFRETSCSQDSDLPTLISSLHRSSHLVMPEHQSRCEFQRGSVEIGLGGSGDLLGKRLGRSPHISTDCPLEKKARSKSPQETLLLSELGPSMAPEDHYRRLVSALSEAGTFDDPQRLYHLGLPSHDLLRVRQEVAAAAVRSPSGLEVHLPSSTTGQRRKQGLAQHREGTTPAGAPSFSERELSQPAPLLSSQNAPHIALGPHLRPPFLGVPSALCQTPGFGFLPPAQAEMLARQQELLRKQNLARLEMSAELLRQKELESVHRPQLLAPEAALRPPEGVEELQRRGAMLVLRHSSTPMLALPQQGPPGPGPPTPPREPARRASRKGSSSPASARPSAVGGLFTDGEEATAPEDVSKWTVDDVCSFVGGLSGCGEYAPVFREQGIDGETLPLLTEEHLLTTMGLKLGPALKIRAQVAKRLGRVYYMASFPVALPLQPPMLRPSERELTSEDQPLSPALAPSPYGGGHPTAGRASPKQENGTLALHPGPADPSQPLC comes from the exons ATGCCGGCGATCAAGAAGGAACTCCCTGGCCGCGAagacctggccctggctctggccacCTTCCATCCGACCCTGGCGGCACTGCCACTGCCGCCGCTGCCCGGCTATCTGGCGCCACTGCCTGCCGTGGCCGCCCTACCCCCGGCTGCCTCACTACCCGCCGCTACCGCCGGCTACGAGGCGCTGTTGGCTCCGCCGCTCCGCGCCCCGCGTGCCTACCTGAGCCTGCACGAGGCCCCACACCTCCACCTGCCCCGGGACCCTCTGGCCCTCGAGCGCTTCTCGGCCACTGCGGCCGCGGCACCGGATTTCCAGCCGCTGCTGGACAACGGCGAGCCTTGCATCGAGGTGGAGTGCGGCGCCAACCGCGCGCTGCTCTACGTGCGCAAACTCTGCCAGGGCAGCAAGGGTCCGTCCATCCGCCACCGCGGCGAGTGGCTCACACCCAACGAGTTCCAGTTCGTCAGCGGCCGCGAGACCGCCAAGGACTGGAAGCGCAGCATCCGCCACAAAG GGAAAAGTCTGAAGACGCTTATGTCCAAGGGGATTCTACAGGTGCACCCTCCGATCTGCGACTGTCCGGGCTGTCGAATATCCTCCCCGGTG AACCGGGGGCGACTGGCAGACAAGAGGACAGTTGCTCTGCCCCCTGCTCGAGTGCTGAAGAAAGAACTAACCCCCAACTTCTCAGCCAGTGATGGCGACAGTGATGGGAGTGGACCGGCCTGTGGGCAGCAGCCGGTCTTGAAGCAGGAGGACGACCCACACATCCGTATCATGAAGAGAAG agtccaCACGCACTGGGATGTGAACATCTCTTTCCGCGAGACGTCCTGCAG CCAGGACAGCGACCTGCCCACCCTCATCTCCAGCCTGCATCGCAGCAGCCACCTCGTTATGCCCGAGCATCAGAGCCGCTGTGAATTCCAGAGAGGCAGCGTGGAGATAGGCCTGGGAGGCTCAG GTGATCTGCTGGGCAAGAGGCTGGGCCGCTCCCCCCACATCAGCACTGACTGCCCTTTGGAGAAGAAGGCTCGAAGCAAGTCTCCCCAAG AGACTCTGTTGTTGTCAGAGCTGGGACCCAGCATGGCCCCGGAGGATCACTACCGCCGGCTTGTGTCTGCGCTGAGTGAGGCTGGCACCTTTGACGATCCACAGCGTCTCTACCACCTGGGCCTCCCCAGCCACG atctCCTGAGGGTCCGGcaggaggtggcagcagcagcTGTGAGGAGCCCCAGTGGCCTGGAAGTCCACCTGCCCTCATCCACAACAGGCCAACGTCGGAAGCAGGGCCTGGCTCAGCACCGAGAGGGTACCACTCCAGCTGGTGCCCCATCCTTCTCAGAGAG GGAGCTGTCACAGCCGGCCCCCTTGCTGTCGTCCCAGAATGCCCCGCACATCGCCCTGGGCCCCCACCTCAGGCCTCCCTTTTTGGGGGTGCCCTCGGCTCTGTGCCAGACCCCAG GTTTTGGCTTCCTGCCCCCTGCCCAGGCAGAGATGCttgcccggcagcaggagctccTGCGGAAGCAGAACCTGGCACG GCTGGAGATGTCGGCAGAGCTGCTGCGTCAGAAGGAGCTGGAGAGCGTGCACCGGCCGCAGCTGCTGGCGCCTGAAGCTGCTCTGCGCCCGCCCGAGGGCGTGGAGGAGCTGCAGCGGCGCGGGGCCATGCTAGTGCTGAGACACAGCTCCACGCCGATGCTGGCCCTACCCCAGCAGGGACCCCCAGGCCCCGGCCCTCCCACCCCGCCCCGGGAGCCTGCCCGCCGAGCCTCTCGGAAGGGAAGCTCCAGCCCTGCCTCAGCCCGGCCCA GCGCCGTGGGGGGACTCTTCACGGATGGAGAGGAGGCCACAGCCCCTGAGGATGTCAGCAAATGGACAGTGGATGATGTCTGCAGCTTTGTGGGGGGCCTGTCTGGCTGTGGAGAATATGCACCG GTCTTCAGAGAACAGGGCATCGATGGGGAGACCCTGCCCCTGCTGACCGAGGAGCACCTCCTGACCACTATGGGGCTGAAACTAGGGCCTGCTCTCAAGATTCGGGCACAG GTGGCCAAGCGCCTGGGCCGAGTCTACTACATGGCCAGCTTCCCCGTGGCTTTGCCTCTGCAGCCACCAATGCTGCGGCCATCTGAGCGGGAGCTCACCTCAGAGGATCAGCCCCTGTCCCCAGCACTGGCCCCCTCACCTTATGGTGGGGGACACCCCACTGCTGGCCGAGCCTCACCCAAGCAAGAGAACGGGACCCTggctctgcacccagggcctgcAGACCCCTCCCAGCCTTTGTGCTGA
- the SAMD11 gene encoding sterile alpha motif domain-containing protein 11 isoform X3: MPAIKKELPGREDLALALATFHPTLAALPLPPLPGYLAPLPAVAALPPAASLPAATAGYEALLAPPLRAPRAYLSLHEAPHLHLPRDPLALERFSATAAAAPDFQPLLDNGEPCIEVECGANRALLYVRKLCQGSKGPSIRHRGEWLTPNEFQFVSGRETAKDWKRSIRHKGKSLKTLMSKGILQVHPPICDCPGCRISSPVNRGRLADKRTVALPPARVLKKELTPNFSASDGDSDGSGPACGQQPVLKQEDDPHIRIMKRRVHTHWDVNISFRETSCSQDSDLPTLISSLHRSSHLVMPEHQSRCEFQRGSVEIGLGGSGDLLGKRLGRSPHISTDCPLEKKARSKSPQETLLLSELGPSMAPEDHYRRLVSALSEAGTFDDPQRLYHLGLPSHDLLRVRQEVAAAAVRSPSGLEVHLPSSTTGQRRKQGLAQHREGTTPAGAPSFSERELSQPAPLLSSQNAPHIALGPHLRPPFLGVPSALCQTPGFGFLPPAQAEMLARQQELLRKQNLARLEMSAELLRQKELESVHRPQLLAPEAALRPPEGVEELQRRGAMLVLRHSSTPMLALPQQGPPGPGPPTPPREPARRASRKGSSSPASARPSEPKETTGAGLWVQDGSEDEPPKDSDGEEPETVAGGGQGPTPSQAPTGGASSEGKGLLSGSMLPPPLPLGLPYVSPYFHTGAVGGLFTDGEEATAPEDVSKWTVDDVCSFVGGLSGCGEYAPVFREQGIDGETLPLLTEEHLLTTMGLKLGPALKIRAQARLSAGGQAPGPSLLHGQLPRGFASAATNAAAI; this comes from the exons ATGCCGGCGATCAAGAAGGAACTCCCTGGCCGCGAagacctggccctggctctggccacCTTCCATCCGACCCTGGCGGCACTGCCACTGCCGCCGCTGCCCGGCTATCTGGCGCCACTGCCTGCCGTGGCCGCCCTACCCCCGGCTGCCTCACTACCCGCCGCTACCGCCGGCTACGAGGCGCTGTTGGCTCCGCCGCTCCGCGCCCCGCGTGCCTACCTGAGCCTGCACGAGGCCCCACACCTCCACCTGCCCCGGGACCCTCTGGCCCTCGAGCGCTTCTCGGCCACTGCGGCCGCGGCACCGGATTTCCAGCCGCTGCTGGACAACGGCGAGCCTTGCATCGAGGTGGAGTGCGGCGCCAACCGCGCGCTGCTCTACGTGCGCAAACTCTGCCAGGGCAGCAAGGGTCCGTCCATCCGCCACCGCGGCGAGTGGCTCACACCCAACGAGTTCCAGTTCGTCAGCGGCCGCGAGACCGCCAAGGACTGGAAGCGCAGCATCCGCCACAAAG GGAAAAGTCTGAAGACGCTTATGTCCAAGGGGATTCTACAGGTGCACCCTCCGATCTGCGACTGTCCGGGCTGTCGAATATCCTCCCCGGTG AACCGGGGGCGACTGGCAGACAAGAGGACAGTTGCTCTGCCCCCTGCTCGAGTGCTGAAGAAAGAACTAACCCCCAACTTCTCAGCCAGTGATGGCGACAGTGATGGGAGTGGACCGGCCTGTGGGCAGCAGCCGGTCTTGAAGCAGGAGGACGACCCACACATCCGTATCATGAAGAGAAG agtccaCACGCACTGGGATGTGAACATCTCTTTCCGCGAGACGTCCTGCAG CCAGGACAGCGACCTGCCCACCCTCATCTCCAGCCTGCATCGCAGCAGCCACCTCGTTATGCCCGAGCATCAGAGCCGCTGTGAATTCCAGAGAGGCAGCGTGGAGATAGGCCTGGGAGGCTCAG GTGATCTGCTGGGCAAGAGGCTGGGCCGCTCCCCCCACATCAGCACTGACTGCCCTTTGGAGAAGAAGGCTCGAAGCAAGTCTCCCCAAG AGACTCTGTTGTTGTCAGAGCTGGGACCCAGCATGGCCCCGGAGGATCACTACCGCCGGCTTGTGTCTGCGCTGAGTGAGGCTGGCACCTTTGACGATCCACAGCGTCTCTACCACCTGGGCCTCCCCAGCCACG atctCCTGAGGGTCCGGcaggaggtggcagcagcagcTGTGAGGAGCCCCAGTGGCCTGGAAGTCCACCTGCCCTCATCCACAACAGGCCAACGTCGGAAGCAGGGCCTGGCTCAGCACCGAGAGGGTACCACTCCAGCTGGTGCCCCATCCTTCTCAGAGAG GGAGCTGTCACAGCCGGCCCCCTTGCTGTCGTCCCAGAATGCCCCGCACATCGCCCTGGGCCCCCACCTCAGGCCTCCCTTTTTGGGGGTGCCCTCGGCTCTGTGCCAGACCCCAG GTTTTGGCTTCCTGCCCCCTGCCCAGGCAGAGATGCttgcccggcagcaggagctccTGCGGAAGCAGAACCTGGCACG GCTGGAGATGTCGGCAGAGCTGCTGCGTCAGAAGGAGCTGGAGAGCGTGCACCGGCCGCAGCTGCTGGCGCCTGAAGCTGCTCTGCGCCCGCCCGAGGGCGTGGAGGAGCTGCAGCGGCGCGGGGCCATGCTAGTGCTGAGACACAGCTCCACGCCGATGCTGGCCCTACCCCAGCAGGGACCCCCAGGCCCCGGCCCTCCCACCCCGCCCCGGGAGCCTGCCCGCCGAGCCTCTCGGAAGGGAAGCTCCAGCCCTGCCTCAGCCCGGCCCAGTGAGCCCAAGGAGACTACTGGGGCTGGGCTCTGGGTACAAGATGGCTCTGAAGATGAGCCCCCCAAGGACTCAGACGGAGAGGAACCCGAGACGGTGGCTGGTGGGGGCCAaggccccacccccagtcaagccCCAACTGGAGGGGCCAGTTCAGAGGGGAAGGGGCTTCTCTCAGGGTCCATGCTGCCCCCTCCACTGCCCCTGGGATTGCCCTACGTCAGCCCCTACTTCCACACAG GCGCCGTGGGGGGACTCTTCACGGATGGAGAGGAGGCCACAGCCCCTGAGGATGTCAGCAAATGGACAGTGGATGATGTCTGCAGCTTTGTGGGGGGCCTGTCTGGCTGTGGAGAATATGCACCG GTCTTCAGAGAACAGGGCATCGATGGGGAGACCCTGCCCCTGCTGACCGAGGAGCACCTCCTGACCACTATGGGGCTGAAACTAGGGCCTGCTCTCAAGATTCGGGCACAG GCCCGTCTCTCTGCAGGTGGCCAAGCGCCTGGGCCGAGTCTACTACATGGCCAGCTTCCCCGTGGCTTTGCCTCTGCAGCCACCAATGCTGCGGCCATCTGA